The following proteins come from a genomic window of Geminicoccaceae bacterium SCSIO 64248:
- a CDS encoding sugar ABC transporter ATP-binding protein, whose translation MEQHAGNGGGSGRSDVPLLEMRSISKSFAHIRALSDVSLTAFPGEVHALMGENGAGKSTLMKVLSGAIQADPGGEILIDGETVAITDPHVAKAHGISVIYQELSLSPNLTVAQNIFLGREIARAGWIDKAAMENACRPILERLGVPFSPSTTVGRLSLGERQLVEICRALAAETRILIMDEPTTSLTSRESEHLFTIIRDLKAQGIAIIYISHRMEEVYELSDRVSVLRDSTYIGTLAREEISAERLVSMMVGRDLSSFYKKEHRPGGDREVLFSVRDVADDVEIHGCSFDLHAGEVLGLSGLVGAGRTELARLIYGADPKTRGAITLEGRELNIRTPLDAIEAGVAYLTEDRKALGLFLDMTIRDNVSMGVAHKDAYAAGFINFEKAKARAAAAMKSFAIRAGNMMVNVGSLSGGNQQKVLLARLLETKPRVLILDEPTRGVDVGAKSEIYRLIDQLAQGGLGIVVISSELAEIIGIADRVLVMHGGRIVGEVTGSADRPITQEAIMSLATGQADAEAA comes from the coding sequence ATGGAACAGCACGCGGGGAACGGCGGCGGGAGCGGGCGATCGGACGTGCCGCTGCTCGAGATGCGCAGCATCAGCAAGAGCTTCGCGCATATCCGCGCCCTGTCGGACGTGTCCCTGACCGCCTTTCCCGGCGAGGTCCACGCGCTGATGGGCGAGAACGGCGCCGGCAAGTCGACCCTGATGAAGGTCCTGAGCGGCGCGATCCAGGCCGATCCCGGCGGGGAGATCCTGATCGACGGCGAGACCGTCGCCATCACCGACCCGCACGTCGCCAAGGCGCACGGCATCTCGGTCATCTATCAGGAACTGTCGCTGTCGCCCAACCTGACCGTCGCGCAGAACATCTTCCTCGGCCGCGAGATCGCCCGCGCCGGCTGGATCGACAAGGCCGCGATGGAGAACGCCTGCCGGCCGATCCTCGAACGCCTGGGCGTGCCGTTCTCGCCTTCGACCACGGTCGGACGCCTGTCGCTGGGCGAACGCCAGCTGGTCGAGATCTGCCGCGCCCTGGCGGCGGAGACCCGCATCCTGATCATGGACGAGCCCACGACCTCGCTGACCAGCCGCGAGTCCGAGCACCTCTTCACCATCATCCGCGACCTCAAGGCCCAGGGCATCGCGATCATCTACATCAGCCACCGCATGGAGGAGGTCTACGAGCTCTCCGACCGTGTCAGCGTCCTGCGCGACAGCACCTATATCGGCACGCTCGCGCGCGAGGAGATCTCGGCCGAGCGCCTGGTCTCGATGATGGTCGGCCGCGACCTGTCCTCCTTCTACAAAAAGGAGCACCGGCCGGGCGGCGATCGCGAGGTGCTGTTCAGCGTGCGCGACGTCGCCGACGACGTCGAGATCCACGGCTGCTCGTTCGACCTGCATGCCGGCGAGGTCCTGGGCCTGTCCGGGCTGGTGGGCGCCGGCCGCACCGAGCTGGCGCGGCTGATCTACGGCGCCGATCCGAAGACGCGCGGCGCGATCACGCTGGAAGGCCGCGAGCTGAACATCCGGACGCCTTTGGACGCGATCGAGGCCGGCGTCGCCTACCTGACCGAGGACCGCAAGGCGCTCGGCCTGTTCCTCGACATGACGATCCGCGACAATGTCAGCATGGGCGTCGCGCACAAGGACGCCTACGCCGCCGGCTTCATCAATTTCGAGAAGGCGAAGGCCCGCGCCGCCGCCGCGATGAAGAGTTTCGCCATCCGCGCCGGGAACATGATGGTCAATGTCGGCTCGCTGTCGGGCGGCAATCAGCAGAAGGTCCTGCTCGCCCGCCTGCTCGAGACCAAGCCCCGCGTGCTGATTCTCGACGAGCCGACGCGAGGCGTTGACGTCGGTGCGAAGTCGGAGATCTATCGCCTGATCGACCAGCTGGCGCAAGGCGGGCTCGGCATCGTCGTGATCTCGAGCGAGCTGGCCGAGATCATCGGCATCGCCGACCGGGTGCTGGTCATGCATGGCGGCCGGATCGTCGGCGAGGTCACGGGCTCGGCGGACCGGCCGATCACGCAGGAGGCCATCATGAGCCTCGCGACCGGCCAGGCGGACGCCGAGGCGGCCTGA
- a CDS encoding ABC transporter substrate-binding protein yields MNLKGTTLGVLAAAAIAVPASAQEPLEAVGISVGLLGNPFFVATVNGIEAKAKEINPDVQITSVSADYELNKQFTQIDNFIAAGTQVVMINAVDPNAIAPAVQRAKAAGAIVAAFDVAAAGADVTVMTNNIKAGQEACQYIADKLGGEGDVIIINGPQVSSVVDRVTGCKEVFAQHPGINILSDNQDAKGSREGGLAVMQGLLTRYPEIDAVFAINDPTAIGAELAARQFGRSDFFITSVDGAPDIEQALKSGNSMIEASASQDPYVMAGRALDLAYQVLQGNPPAETTELLDPVLITADNVNDYQGWQAPR; encoded by the coding sequence ATGAACCTGAAGGGCACTACGTTGGGCGTCCTGGCAGCCGCGGCGATCGCCGTGCCCGCCTCGGCGCAGGAGCCGCTCGAGGCCGTCGGCATCTCGGTCGGCCTGCTCGGCAACCCGTTCTTCGTGGCGACGGTGAACGGCATCGAGGCCAAGGCCAAGGAGATCAATCCGGACGTCCAGATCACGTCCGTCTCCGCCGACTACGAGCTGAACAAGCAGTTCACGCAGATCGACAACTTCATCGCCGCCGGCACCCAGGTCGTCATGATCAACGCGGTCGATCCGAACGCGATCGCCCCGGCCGTCCAGAGGGCCAAGGCGGCCGGCGCGATCGTCGCAGCCTTCGACGTCGCGGCGGCCGGCGCGGACGTGACGGTGATGACCAACAACATCAAGGCCGGCCAGGAAGCCTGCCAGTACATCGCCGACAAGCTGGGCGGCGAAGGCGACGTCATCATCATCAACGGGCCGCAGGTTTCGTCGGTGGTCGATCGCGTGACGGGCTGCAAGGAGGTGTTCGCGCAGCATCCCGGCATCAACATCCTGTCCGACAACCAGGACGCCAAGGGCTCGCGCGAGGGCGGGCTCGCCGTGATGCAGGGCCTGCTCACCCGCTATCCCGAGATCGACGCGGTCTTCGCGATCAACGATCCCACGGCGATCGGCGCGGAGCTGGCGGCGCGTCAGTTCGGGCGGAGCGACTTCTTCATCACCTCGGTCGACGGCGCGCCGGACATCGAGCAGGCGCTCAAGTCCGGCAACTCGATGATCGAGGCCTCGGCGTCGCAGGACCCCTACGTCATGGCCGGGCGCGCGCTCGATCTGGCGTACCAGGTCCTGCAAGGCAACCCGCCGGCGGAGACGACCGAGTTGCTCGACCCCGTGCTGATCACCGCCGACAACGTCAACGACTATCAGGGCTGGCAGGCGCCGCGCTGA
- a CDS encoding ribose ABC transporter permease has product MAQSIGGTAGSKSTEARAQRLRTFFQVAGMLPVLLLLCVGFELMSGRFASLNNLSIVMQQASINTVLAAGMTFVILTGGIDLSVGSILAASAMVSVSASLIPGWGLLGIPVALLMGLACGLANGLLIAFLRLPPFIVTLGSLTAVRGLARLLGGDTTVFNPNMPFAFLGNGTLFGIPWLVIIAFLVIVVSWLILKRTVLGTWIYAVGGNPDAARLSGIKVWAVLLFVYALSGLFAGLGGALSAARLFAANGSQLGVSYELDAIAAVILGGTSFVGGIGSIWGTLVGALIIAVLSNGLILIGVSDIWQYIIKGLVIIGAVALDRYRLAHGGRT; this is encoded by the coding sequence ATGGCTCAAAGCATTGGCGGCACGGCCGGCTCCAAGTCGACCGAGGCGCGCGCGCAAAGGCTCAGGACGTTCTTCCAGGTGGCCGGCATGCTGCCGGTGCTGCTCCTTCTCTGCGTCGGCTTCGAGCTGATGAGCGGGCGCTTCGCCAGCCTGAACAACCTCTCGATCGTGATGCAGCAGGCCTCGATCAACACGGTCCTGGCCGCCGGCATGACCTTCGTGATCCTGACGGGGGGCATCGACCTGTCGGTCGGCTCGATCCTGGCCGCGTCGGCCATGGTGTCGGTCTCGGCCTCGCTGATCCCCGGCTGGGGCCTGCTCGGCATTCCCGTCGCCCTTCTGATGGGCCTCGCCTGCGGCCTGGCCAATGGCCTCCTGATCGCCTTCCTTCGCCTGCCGCCCTTCATCGTGACCCTGGGCTCGCTCACCGCCGTGCGCGGCCTCGCCCGCCTGCTGGGCGGCGACACCACCGTGTTCAACCCCAACATGCCGTTCGCCTTCCTGGGCAACGGCACGCTGTTCGGCATCCCCTGGCTGGTGATCATCGCCTTCCTGGTGATCGTGGTGTCCTGGCTGATCCTCAAGCGGACCGTGCTGGGCACGTGGATCTACGCCGTGGGCGGCAATCCCGACGCCGCGCGTCTGTCCGGCATCAAGGTCTGGGCGGTGCTCCTGTTCGTGTACGCCCTGTCCGGCCTGTTCGCCGGGCTGGGCGGCGCCTTGTCGGCCGCGCGCCTGTTCGCCGCGAACGGCTCGCAGCTGGGCGTGTCCTACGAGCTGGACGCCATCGCCGCCGTCATCCTGGGCGGCACCAGCTTCGTCGGCGGCATCGGCTCGATCTGGGGCACGCTGGTCGGCGCGCTCATCATCGCCGTCCTGTCGAACGGCCTGATCCTGATCGGCGTGTCCGACATCTGGCAGTACATCATCAAGGGCCTGGTCATCATCGGGGCCGTCGCCCTCGACCGCTACCGCCTGGCGCATGGCGGCCGCACCTGA